One window of Acropora palmata chromosome 1, jaAcrPala1.3, whole genome shotgun sequence genomic DNA carries:
- the LOC141877870 gene encoding uncharacterized protein LOC141877870 isoform X5, giving the protein MLFCEQEEGNGATDIQRPVEQVIFFFFLFLQNDTVPDSGQTTISVDVAASQGATKIKGSDEEPGQATTSVDPSASQDETYIKKSVQETSTSGPAIPPNSLPHHFEKGTPWALADRNFMKFPPLTSSFIGRENVVKEIVSKFTRKADPLRMAVILSIPGAGKTQTAIKVGHDLLNCNRSVIFIDKQESLRQLCDEIIYEICGQYISESQDLVCRAKKRLKALESDVVIILDNTEDVQGKEGMEFDNFVKYVVEKAPSIQLIITTQKDIGFTSLNVHKERLEPLDSHSCALLLRESVDITEKNAQEIGKLCGGIPLFLVNCVALLQTSFSVDALIRLLKENPIELLENSAQNVYDALGLFLRNMSNPLLKHLVQVSVFPSSFSAKHFRQVLFDDNELKSESVRSQMVGLSLLQRMRDEKYALHPLVREYCRARREILKMVEVGKSAQGKFNAYFIEKLRTLSKDFITRNSAMVAISSFREDKANIMEALRNHLDDKSSAEEKAFGVDVAISTEVLDFLSKVLSPPAECLKFYQICYGIAKDSGDQRRLADSLTALGFCYLCDAAHLRHNPQSLDNLERAKEIYEKLSKEQQNCQAHALIQCKLGLCLCLQGQEKGKGLNLIREGIELKKKLRDPLYLAAGHCDLGNAYCILDDHQKAIDIWEKETFPIYQKQLGEHPWTATILHFIAVSYTAQAQRNVDGAVKKSRDALKMRKKLLGFHQETARSHVLLSDALELQNDFKSALKELEEALKIQKEVLGENHNSTKDTQAKMRRIMIAIMQDSN; this is encoded by the exons ATGCTGTTTTGTGAACAAGAGGAAGGAAATGGTGCAACTGACATCCAACGACCTGTTGAACAAG tcatcttttttttctttcttttcctccaGAATG ACACTGTGCCAGATTCAGGACAAACAACAATTTCTGTGGATGTTGCAGCATCTCAAGGGGCAACCAAAATCAAGGGATCTGATGAAG AGCCAGGACAAGCGACAACTTCTGTGGACCCTTCGGCATCTCAAGATGAGACTTACATCAAGAAATCTGTTCAAG AGACCAGTACATCAGGGCCAGCAATCCCACCCAACAGCTTGCcacatcattttgaaaaag GAACGCCATGGGCATTGGCCGATCGGAATTTTATGAAGTTCCCCCCTTTGACGAGCAGCTTTATTGGGAGAGAAAACGTTGTGAAAGAAATCGTTTCAAAATTCACACGAAAGGCGGACCCATTGCGAATGGCCGTTATACTATCTATTCCTGGAGCAGGAAAGACCCAAACTGCAATTAAAGTTGGTCACGATCTCCTGAATTGCAACAGATCCGTTATATTTATTGACAAACAAGAAAGCCTCAGACAGCTGTGTGACGAGATCATTTACGAGATATGCGGTCAGTATATTTCGGAAAGTCAAGATCTTGTCTGCAGAGCgaaaaaaagactaaaagcCTTGGAATCTGACGTTGTTATCATTCTCGATAACACAGAGGACGTGCAAGGGAAGGAAGGGATGgaatttgacaattttgtgAAATACGTAGTGGAGAAAGCTCCATCCATTCAACTGATCATCACAACTCAAAAAGACATAGGCTTCACTTCATTGAACGTACACAAGGAGCGTCTCGAACCTTTGGATAGCCATTCCTGTGCTCTTTTGCTTCGGGAATCAGTTGACATCACCGAGAAGAATGCCCAGGAAATCGGTAAGCTTTGCGGAGGAATACCCCTCTTTCTTGTCAACTGTGTGGCCCTACTCCAAACTTCCTTTTCAGTGGACGCCTTGATCCGATTGCTGAAGGAGAATCCCATAGAACTCTTAGAAAACAGCGCTCAAAATGTTTACGACGCGTTGGGTTTGTTTCTGAGGAATATGTCAAACCCACTGTTAAAACATCTTGTTCAAGTATCAGTATTCCCAtcatcattttcagccaaacATTTCAGGCAAGTTCTTTTCGACGACAACGAACTGAAGTCCGAGTCAGTGAGATCGCAGATGGTGGGTTTGTCGCTTCTACAAAGAATGCGAGATGAGAAGTATGCCTTGCATCCATTGGTCCGTGAGTACTGCCGAGCCAGGAGGGAGATTCTGAAAATGGTGGAAGTAGGCAAATCTGCGCAGGGCAAGTTTAATGcgtattttattgaaaaacttAGGACATTGAGCAAAGATTTTATTACCAGGAATTCAGCAATGGTTGCGATCTCCTCCTTCAGAGAAGACAAGGCAAACATAATGGAAGCATTAAGGAACCATTTGGACGACAAGAGCAGCGCGGAAGAGAAGGCGTTTGGCGTTGATGTGGCTATTAGTACTGAGGTCTTAGACTTTTTATCTAAAGTTTTATCCCCGCCAGCCGAGTGTTTAAAGTTTTACCAGATATGCTATGGTATTGCCAAGGATTCAGGTGATCAGAGGAGACTTGCAGACAGCCTAACCGCACTGGGTTTTTGTTACTTGTGTGATGCCGCTCACTTAAGACATAATCCGCAGAGTCTTGACAATCTCGAGAGAGCCAAAGAGATATACGAGAAACTTTCTAAAGAGCAGCAGAATTGTCAGGCGCATGCCCTCATACAGTGTAAACTTGGTCTATGCCTTTGTCTTCAG ggTCAAGAAAAGGGCAAGGGCCTTAATCTCATTCGGGAAGGAATCGAGCTGAAAAAGAAGCTTCGTGATCCTCTTTATTTGGCCGCTGGACATTGTGATCTTGGAA ATGCTTATTGTATACTGGACGACCATCAGAAAGCCATCGATATCTGGGAAAAAGAAACGTTTCCCATTTACCAAAAACAACTGGGCGAACACCCCTGGACTGCCACGATTCTGCACTTTATAGCTGTCTCGTACACGGCGCAAGCGCAGAGAAACGTTGATGGCGCTGTAAAGAAGAGCAGAGACGCCCTTAAAATGCGGAAGAAGTTGTTGGGTTTTCATCAGGAGACTGCACGGTCACATGTCTTACTCAGCGACGCGTTGGAGCTTCAGAACGATTTCAAGTCAGCTTTAAAGGAGCTTGAAGAGGcactgaaaattcaaaaagaaGTGTTGGGTGAAAACCATAACAGCACTAAAGATACACAAGCAAAGATGAGGCGAATTATGATAGCAATCATGCAAGATTCCAACTGA
- the LOC141877870 gene encoding uncharacterized protein LOC141877870 isoform X3, which produces MSARESEIRSKHSLRSLAETVSSPVAFLMHNLQMLFCEQEEGNGATDIQRPVEQVIFFFFLFLQNDTVPDSGQTTISVDVAASQGATKIKGSDEEPGQATTSVDPSASQDETYIKKSVQETSTSGPAIPPNSLPHHFEKGTPWALADRNFMKFPPLTSSFIGRENVVKEIVSKFTRKADPLRMAVILSIPGAGKTQTAIKVGHDLLNCNRSVIFIDKQESLRQLCDEIIYEICGQYISESQDLVCRAKKRLKALESDVVIILDNTEDVQGKEGMEFDNFVKYVVEKAPSIQLIITTQKDIGFTSLNVHKERLEPLDSHSCALLLRESVDITEKNAQEIGKLCGGIPLFLVNCVALLQTSFSVDALIRLLKENPIELLENSAQNVYDALGLFLRNMSNPLLKHLVQVSVFPSSFSAKHFRQVLFDDNELKSESVRSQMVGLSLLQRMRDEKYALHPLVREYCRARREILKMVEVGKSAQGKFNAYFIEKLRTLSKDFITRNSAMVAISSFREDKANIMEALRNHLDDKSSAEEKAFGVDVAISTEVLDFLSKVLSPPAECLKFYQICYGIAKDSGDQRRLADSLTALGFCYLCDAAHLRHNPQSLDNLERAKEIYEKLSKEQQNCQAHALIQCKLGLCLCLQGQEKGKGLNLIREGIELKKKLRDPLYLAAGHCDLGNAYCILDDHQKAIDIWEKETFPIYQKQLGEHPWTATILHFIAVSYTAQAQRNVDGAVKKSRDALKMRKKLLGFHQETARSHVLLSDALELQNDFKSALKELEEALKIQKEVLGENHNSTKDTQAKMRRIMIAIMQDSN; this is translated from the exons AAATGCTGTTTTGTGAACAAGAGGAAGGAAATGGTGCAACTGACATCCAACGACCTGTTGAACAAG tcatcttttttttctttcttttcctccaGAATG ACACTGTGCCAGATTCAGGACAAACAACAATTTCTGTGGATGTTGCAGCATCTCAAGGGGCAACCAAAATCAAGGGATCTGATGAAG AGCCAGGACAAGCGACAACTTCTGTGGACCCTTCGGCATCTCAAGATGAGACTTACATCAAGAAATCTGTTCAAG AGACCAGTACATCAGGGCCAGCAATCCCACCCAACAGCTTGCcacatcattttgaaaaag GAACGCCATGGGCATTGGCCGATCGGAATTTTATGAAGTTCCCCCCTTTGACGAGCAGCTTTATTGGGAGAGAAAACGTTGTGAAAGAAATCGTTTCAAAATTCACACGAAAGGCGGACCCATTGCGAATGGCCGTTATACTATCTATTCCTGGAGCAGGAAAGACCCAAACTGCAATTAAAGTTGGTCACGATCTCCTGAATTGCAACAGATCCGTTATATTTATTGACAAACAAGAAAGCCTCAGACAGCTGTGTGACGAGATCATTTACGAGATATGCGGTCAGTATATTTCGGAAAGTCAAGATCTTGTCTGCAGAGCgaaaaaaagactaaaagcCTTGGAATCTGACGTTGTTATCATTCTCGATAACACAGAGGACGTGCAAGGGAAGGAAGGGATGgaatttgacaattttgtgAAATACGTAGTGGAGAAAGCTCCATCCATTCAACTGATCATCACAACTCAAAAAGACATAGGCTTCACTTCATTGAACGTACACAAGGAGCGTCTCGAACCTTTGGATAGCCATTCCTGTGCTCTTTTGCTTCGGGAATCAGTTGACATCACCGAGAAGAATGCCCAGGAAATCGGTAAGCTTTGCGGAGGAATACCCCTCTTTCTTGTCAACTGTGTGGCCCTACTCCAAACTTCCTTTTCAGTGGACGCCTTGATCCGATTGCTGAAGGAGAATCCCATAGAACTCTTAGAAAACAGCGCTCAAAATGTTTACGACGCGTTGGGTTTGTTTCTGAGGAATATGTCAAACCCACTGTTAAAACATCTTGTTCAAGTATCAGTATTCCCAtcatcattttcagccaaacATTTCAGGCAAGTTCTTTTCGACGACAACGAACTGAAGTCCGAGTCAGTGAGATCGCAGATGGTGGGTTTGTCGCTTCTACAAAGAATGCGAGATGAGAAGTATGCCTTGCATCCATTGGTCCGTGAGTACTGCCGAGCCAGGAGGGAGATTCTGAAAATGGTGGAAGTAGGCAAATCTGCGCAGGGCAAGTTTAATGcgtattttattgaaaaacttAGGACATTGAGCAAAGATTTTATTACCAGGAATTCAGCAATGGTTGCGATCTCCTCCTTCAGAGAAGACAAGGCAAACATAATGGAAGCATTAAGGAACCATTTGGACGACAAGAGCAGCGCGGAAGAGAAGGCGTTTGGCGTTGATGTGGCTATTAGTACTGAGGTCTTAGACTTTTTATCTAAAGTTTTATCCCCGCCAGCCGAGTGTTTAAAGTTTTACCAGATATGCTATGGTATTGCCAAGGATTCAGGTGATCAGAGGAGACTTGCAGACAGCCTAACCGCACTGGGTTTTTGTTACTTGTGTGATGCCGCTCACTTAAGACATAATCCGCAGAGTCTTGACAATCTCGAGAGAGCCAAAGAGATATACGAGAAACTTTCTAAAGAGCAGCAGAATTGTCAGGCGCATGCCCTCATACAGTGTAAACTTGGTCTATGCCTTTGTCTTCAG ggTCAAGAAAAGGGCAAGGGCCTTAATCTCATTCGGGAAGGAATCGAGCTGAAAAAGAAGCTTCGTGATCCTCTTTATTTGGCCGCTGGACATTGTGATCTTGGAA ATGCTTATTGTATACTGGACGACCATCAGAAAGCCATCGATATCTGGGAAAAAGAAACGTTTCCCATTTACCAAAAACAACTGGGCGAACACCCCTGGACTGCCACGATTCTGCACTTTATAGCTGTCTCGTACACGGCGCAAGCGCAGAGAAACGTTGATGGCGCTGTAAAGAAGAGCAGAGACGCCCTTAAAATGCGGAAGAAGTTGTTGGGTTTTCATCAGGAGACTGCACGGTCACATGTCTTACTCAGCGACGCGTTGGAGCTTCAGAACGATTTCAAGTCAGCTTTAAAGGAGCTTGAAGAGGcactgaaaattcaaaaagaaGTGTTGGGTGAAAACCATAACAGCACTAAAGATACACAAGCAAAGATGAGGCGAATTATGATAGCAATCATGCAAGATTCCAACTGA
- the LOC141877870 gene encoding uncharacterized protein LOC141877870 isoform X4, translated as MSARESEIRSKHSLRSLAETVSSPVAFLMHNLQMLFCEQEEGNGATDIQRPVEQDTVPDSGQTTISVDVAASQGATKIKGSDEEPGQATTSVDPSASQDETYIKKSVQETSTSGPAIPPNSLPHHFEKGTPWALADRNFMKFPPLTSSFIGRENVVKEIVSKFTRKADPLRMAVILSIPGAGKTQTAIKVGHDLLNCNRSVIFIDKQESLRQLCDEIIYEICGQYISESQDLVCRAKKRLKALESDVVIILDNTEDVQGKEGMEFDNFVKYVVEKAPSIQLIITTQKDIGFTSLNVHKERLEPLDSHSCALLLRESVDITEKNAQEIGKLCGGIPLFLVNCVALLQTSFSVDALIRLLKENPIELLENSAQNVYDALGLFLRNMSNPLLKHLVQVSVFPSSFSAKHFRQVLFDDNELKSESVRSQMVGLSLLQRMRDEKYALHPLVREYCRARREILKMVEVGKSAQGKFNAYFIEKLRTLSKDFITRNSAMVAISSFREDKANIMEALRNHLDDKSSAEEKAFGVDVAISTEVLDFLSKVLSPPAECLKFYQICYGIAKDSGDQRRLADSLTALGFCYLCDAAHLRHNPQSLDNLERAKEIYEKLSKEQQNCQAHALIQCKLGLCLCLQGQEKGKGLNLIREGIELKKKLRDPLYLAAGHCDLGNAYCILDDHQKAIDIWEKETFPIYQKQLGEHPWTATILHFIAVSYTAQAQRNVDGAVKKSRDALKMRKKLLGFHQETARSHVLLSDALELQNDFKSALKELEEALKIQKEVLGENHNSTKDTQAKMRRIMIAIMQDSN; from the exons AAATGCTGTTTTGTGAACAAGAGGAAGGAAATGGTGCAACTGACATCCAACGACCTGTTGAACAAG ACACTGTGCCAGATTCAGGACAAACAACAATTTCTGTGGATGTTGCAGCATCTCAAGGGGCAACCAAAATCAAGGGATCTGATGAAG AGCCAGGACAAGCGACAACTTCTGTGGACCCTTCGGCATCTCAAGATGAGACTTACATCAAGAAATCTGTTCAAG AGACCAGTACATCAGGGCCAGCAATCCCACCCAACAGCTTGCcacatcattttgaaaaag GAACGCCATGGGCATTGGCCGATCGGAATTTTATGAAGTTCCCCCCTTTGACGAGCAGCTTTATTGGGAGAGAAAACGTTGTGAAAGAAATCGTTTCAAAATTCACACGAAAGGCGGACCCATTGCGAATGGCCGTTATACTATCTATTCCTGGAGCAGGAAAGACCCAAACTGCAATTAAAGTTGGTCACGATCTCCTGAATTGCAACAGATCCGTTATATTTATTGACAAACAAGAAAGCCTCAGACAGCTGTGTGACGAGATCATTTACGAGATATGCGGTCAGTATATTTCGGAAAGTCAAGATCTTGTCTGCAGAGCgaaaaaaagactaaaagcCTTGGAATCTGACGTTGTTATCATTCTCGATAACACAGAGGACGTGCAAGGGAAGGAAGGGATGgaatttgacaattttgtgAAATACGTAGTGGAGAAAGCTCCATCCATTCAACTGATCATCACAACTCAAAAAGACATAGGCTTCACTTCATTGAACGTACACAAGGAGCGTCTCGAACCTTTGGATAGCCATTCCTGTGCTCTTTTGCTTCGGGAATCAGTTGACATCACCGAGAAGAATGCCCAGGAAATCGGTAAGCTTTGCGGAGGAATACCCCTCTTTCTTGTCAACTGTGTGGCCCTACTCCAAACTTCCTTTTCAGTGGACGCCTTGATCCGATTGCTGAAGGAGAATCCCATAGAACTCTTAGAAAACAGCGCTCAAAATGTTTACGACGCGTTGGGTTTGTTTCTGAGGAATATGTCAAACCCACTGTTAAAACATCTTGTTCAAGTATCAGTATTCCCAtcatcattttcagccaaacATTTCAGGCAAGTTCTTTTCGACGACAACGAACTGAAGTCCGAGTCAGTGAGATCGCAGATGGTGGGTTTGTCGCTTCTACAAAGAATGCGAGATGAGAAGTATGCCTTGCATCCATTGGTCCGTGAGTACTGCCGAGCCAGGAGGGAGATTCTGAAAATGGTGGAAGTAGGCAAATCTGCGCAGGGCAAGTTTAATGcgtattttattgaaaaacttAGGACATTGAGCAAAGATTTTATTACCAGGAATTCAGCAATGGTTGCGATCTCCTCCTTCAGAGAAGACAAGGCAAACATAATGGAAGCATTAAGGAACCATTTGGACGACAAGAGCAGCGCGGAAGAGAAGGCGTTTGGCGTTGATGTGGCTATTAGTACTGAGGTCTTAGACTTTTTATCTAAAGTTTTATCCCCGCCAGCCGAGTGTTTAAAGTTTTACCAGATATGCTATGGTATTGCCAAGGATTCAGGTGATCAGAGGAGACTTGCAGACAGCCTAACCGCACTGGGTTTTTGTTACTTGTGTGATGCCGCTCACTTAAGACATAATCCGCAGAGTCTTGACAATCTCGAGAGAGCCAAAGAGATATACGAGAAACTTTCTAAAGAGCAGCAGAATTGTCAGGCGCATGCCCTCATACAGTGTAAACTTGGTCTATGCCTTTGTCTTCAG ggTCAAGAAAAGGGCAAGGGCCTTAATCTCATTCGGGAAGGAATCGAGCTGAAAAAGAAGCTTCGTGATCCTCTTTATTTGGCCGCTGGACATTGTGATCTTGGAA ATGCTTATTGTATACTGGACGACCATCAGAAAGCCATCGATATCTGGGAAAAAGAAACGTTTCCCATTTACCAAAAACAACTGGGCGAACACCCCTGGACTGCCACGATTCTGCACTTTATAGCTGTCTCGTACACGGCGCAAGCGCAGAGAAACGTTGATGGCGCTGTAAAGAAGAGCAGAGACGCCCTTAAAATGCGGAAGAAGTTGTTGGGTTTTCATCAGGAGACTGCACGGTCACATGTCTTACTCAGCGACGCGTTGGAGCTTCAGAACGATTTCAAGTCAGCTTTAAAGGAGCTTGAAGAGGcactgaaaattcaaaaagaaGTGTTGGGTGAAAACCATAACAGCACTAAAGATACACAAGCAAAGATGAGGCGAATTATGATAGCAATCATGCAAGATTCCAACTGA